A DNA window from Ipomoea triloba cultivar NCNSP0323 chromosome 10, ASM357664v1 contains the following coding sequences:
- the LOC116032922 gene encoding actin-depolymerizing factor 5-like, whose protein sequence is MAMANLKMAAEKARAGMWVTDECKNSFMEMKWKKVHRYIVFKFEEESGMLRLKVEKVGGAGESYEDLAASLPKDDCRYAVFDFDFVTLDNCRKSKIFFIAWAPAESRVRAKMVYATSKDGLRRALEGIHYEVQATDPTEMGMDVINQRLIK, encoded by the exons ATGGCTATGGCTAATTTGAAGATG GCGGCGGAAAAGgcgagggcggggatgtgggtGACGGATGAATGCAAGAATTCGTTCATGGAGATGAAGTGGAAGAAGGTGCACAGGTACATAGTTTTCAAGTTTGAGGAGGAGTCAGGGATGCTGAGGTTGAAGGTGGAGAAGGTGGGCGGAGCCGGTGAAAGCTATGAGGATCTGGCGGCGTCTCTCCCCAAAGACGACTGCCGATACGCCGTCTTTGATTTCGACTTCGTCACCCTCGATAATTGCCGGAAAAGCAAGATCTTCTTCATTGCATG GGCGCCAGCGGAATCAAGAGTCCGGGCAAAAATGGTTTATGCAACCTCCAAAGATGGACTGAGGAGAGCTCTGGAAGGGATTCACTATGAAGTTCAAGCAACAGACCCAACGGAGATGGGAATGGATGTCATCAACCAAAgattaatcaaataa